The Perognathus longimembris pacificus isolate PPM17 chromosome 3, ASM2315922v1, whole genome shotgun sequence nucleotide sequence TCACTCAGCCTGGTGTGATCTGTGGCACCTATCTAATGACAACTTATGTGGAAGGTATAGGTAGGAGGGTTGTGTTCCAAGGCTAACCCTGGGCAAAACCTGAGAAATAACAACCAAtaaaaggctggaggtatggctcaagtggtaaagcacctatcTACCAAGTTATAAATCCCTGACGTCAAGCTCCAATACTAGTGAAAAACAGATGACAAACCCCCAGAAAGCCACTTGGACACAGGCAAAGGGGTCAGAGAGGGACAGACATGGTGGGGTGCTGAGAGACGCCAGAATCTGGTGGGTTTGCCCCCCTCACACTTGTGGTTTGCTGCAGGGCTCCGTGGCCTTTGAGGATGTGGCCGTGGACTTCAGCCCCAGGGAGTGGGCTCTGCTCACCCCAGCCCAGAGGAGACTCTACAGAGAGGTGGTGCTGGACACCTTTCAGGCACTGGCCTCTGTAGGTAAGGGTAACATGGTGTCCCACACAGGCATTGGGAGAGTAACCGCTCCTAAGCCGTGGGCCAGAATACACAATGCTATGGTTTTTGTCTCACAGTTCGTAGGTGGAGAGGGGTGTGGTGGCTCAGACTGTCATGTGAGCTCCTTGGAAGggagagattgggaggactgcagttcaagaccAGAACTGCCAACAGCACAGGCCCTTTGTGATAAAGATTTGAAGCAGAGCTGGGGGATCCAGTGCTAGTGCACAGGCCTGTGTGAgcaggcaggaggccctgggttcaatccccagcaggaCAGACAGAATGACTgagtatagatagatggatacctAGATAGATGCAGAGTATATAGGTGGATAGATGATAGACCATTgggtatacatatacacacacacacacgcacagatgGATGATAGGTTATAGAAGGTAGAGAGACGTAGATGATAGAGATGACAAAGATACTTATATTGACATGTAGATAGAGGATAGATAATAGAGATGATGGATATATATGACAGATGGTAGAGGAGAGGTAGATGGGGAGATTAGAGCTGCATAaataagatagatgatagagacaaatgattgatagatgatagataagagATGATGGAGAGATTAGACAGAGCATGGGGGCTACAGGTTGAGCAGTATAcaactgcttagcaagtgtgaagtcctAAGTTTGAACCCCAGCATGGTAcgtatgcgcacacacacgtgggtgtgcacacacacacacactaagttctgcctctctccctgcctccatctgcttcccctttctcctctacCCTGGGTTGACCCTGTGTTCTTCAACCCCCGCAGATGCAGTCAGGTGCAGGGGCCCTGTCCTGCCTCCCCAGCTCCAGAACCATGAGCTCAGGCAAACCTCTTTATAAATCACCCCGTCTCATGCACCTTACAGCAATAGCAAATGGACTTCAGAGAGGCCAGTTGTCTGCTGTCTTGTGATGTTTCTGAGCTCTATCACCAGTGTTCATGCTGTTAGTAGTGAGATCACGACAACAGACTCCTGAGTTCACACATCTACACCCGTGTCCACCACGCTTGAGTCTGCATGTCCACTCTAGTGTCTGTTACCTGACATTTGCGTGCTTTGTTCTTTCAGGTGACCAGAAACAACTCAGTTCTCAGCAGGATTTCCTTGCTGAAAAATTATCCAATAAGCAGAAAATAGCAAGGTTCATCAGAAATGATACATGGGCCTCTTTTGTAGGAGAAAATTGGGAAGAGCATTACAGAGGTAAACGCAAAAAACAGAGAAGATATTTGAGGTTAGTGGCTCTTAGAAGCAAAAGAATTCACCCAGGAGACAGGCTTGCTTcttaatatactaacaaaaacatgctggtggctcctgcttgtaattccagctactcaggagcctgggatctgaggatcatggttccaagctagcccaaacagaaaaatccatgatactcctatttccaattaatcattcaaataccagaagtagatctgtgagcaaaaaagctcagagatagtgcccaggtcctgagttcaagtccaggtacAGGCGCATGCACACCCACCTAGCTCCAAATTTATTCCCAGGTTTCCAGACTTTTTCCTCAGTATGCCTTAGACAATAAGTGAAAGATAGTTtagtagagctgggcactggtaatctagctattctggaggctgagatctgatggtcctaatttgaagaaaaaatgtccccgtgagactcttatttccaatcaaccactcaaaaaaaaaaaaaaaaaacggaagtggcactgtggctcaagtgctagagcgctagccttgagcacatagaggttcagggacagtgcccaggccctagttcaagccctaggattggctccaaaaagaaaagtgttaATCAAAAatatcaccagaaaaccacaaatgagggctaggagtatggcctagtggcaaaagtgcttgccttgtatcaatgaagccctaggttccattccccagctccacatatatagaaaaggacagaagtggcgctgtggctcaagtgacagagtgctagccttgaacaaaaagaagccagggacagtgctcaggtcctgagaccaagccccaggactggtaaaaaaaaaaaaaaaaaaaaaaaaaaggccacaaaTGAGTAATGGGTTACTACTTAACTTTGCTGTGGAATAAATCAAACCAGACAGACATCACACACGTATACAGACAAAGGTTAGAAATATGGTAttgttgggctaggaatatggctaagtggtatagtgcttgtctagcatgcataaagccctgcgttcgatttatcagcaccacataaacagaaaaagccagaagtggcgctgtggctcaagtggcagagtgctagccttgagcaaaagaagccagggacagtgctcaggccctgaggtcaagccccaggactggcacaaacaaaaaaacaaaaagaaatagggtATTGCTTCGTTAGTTATTTCATTCTGAAAGCAAACCCTTAGCAAGTGAATTTCcagttgctttcttttctttttattcattgttttgttGGAAGTGgggtttggacttagggccttgCGTTTACCAGGCAGTTTGCTCATCACTTTAGTCAcgcctctgtcacttgagccccgCCCCCACTTCTTAACCACGCCCCTGACGCTTGAGCTCTGCCCCCCGTAGACACTCCCCTAATGCTTGAGCTGTGCCACCAacgagccacgcctccagtgcTCTGGCCACGCCCTGCGCTGGCTACGCCCCAAcggctgagccacgcctccagccgaGTGTCCACTTCTCTGCCACTGATGTCCAAGTGGGAATTCTGTAGGCGCGCTCTAATCTAGAAGACACATATTATCCTACACTGATTTCTAAAACCTGTtatatagacttttttttattcagCGGATTCCATTTTGAAGATTTTTAATTTGATGAGGTACAATTGGATGCCATTTGATTGTGTAAGAATGGAGCCGGGCATTGCCTGTCACCGCTTAGGGGCCGTGTGTCCCACATGGCGTCACTTCGCAAGTGGAAATGCAGCCCCTGTTGGggttggtagagcgccagccaatgaGCGAGAGCGTTaggtacagagttcaagtcccaggctgggaccaaataaagcaaagcaaagcccTCGGGTCAGCGCTCGCGGTGACGCTGGCTGTCGTTGCAGGGTCTCGGTGAAGAAGAGCCGGCACGTCGGGGGCCGTGGGCCAGGCCGAAGGCTGCGCGGCTCACTGGCAGGGCCGGGGCGGCGCTACGAGTGCGAGCGGTGCGGGAACGTGTTCACACATCCTTCGTCGCTGCAGCGGCACATCCGCATCCACACGGGCCAGAAGCCACACAAGTGCGCGCAGTGCGGGAAGGCCTTCAGCCGGCCCTCGTACCTCAGGACCCACGAGAAGACCCACAGCGGAGAGAAGCCGCACGCGTGCGGGGTGTGCGGGAAGGCCTTCCTGCGGCCCTACTCGCTCAcggtgcacgcgcgcgtgcacaccgGGGAGAAGCCCTTTGCGTGCACGCGCTGCGGGCGGCCCTTCAGCTGCCCCAAGTCGTTCCGAGCGCACGTGCTGGCGCACACGGCGGGGAAGCCGTACCGCTGCGCGCAGTGTGGCAAGGCCTTCCGCTGTCCCCGCTCCGCCCGCGTGCACGCCCGCCTGCACGCGGGCGAGCGCCTGCACGAGTGCCCGCGCTGCGGCAAGGCCTACGGCTGGCTCGCCTCGCTCCAGAAGCACGTGCGCGTCCACGATGGGGAGAAGCCCTACGCATGCGCGTGCTGCGGCAAGGCCTTCGGCTGGCCCTCGTCCCTGCACaagcacgtgcgcgcgcacgcccGGAAGACGTGGGCGAGCGGAGCCCCGGCGGGAGCGCGGCTTGGCCGTCCCGCGCCGAAGCCCGCGCCCGAGCCCTCGGGGACCTGCCAGGAGACGCTTGCTTGCGCCACGTGCGGGAAAGCCTTCGCCCAGCGCTCGTCCCTGCGCAAGCACACGCGGATGCACACCCTGGAGCAATCTGGGGCCGCGGACAACCAGGAGAATCCTCTCGGGGCCCCCGGCCCTTCCACACAGCTCAGCTCGGAAGAGTTGAGCCGTCGCGGGTCCGTCCAGCATCGTCTGAGAAATCACACCGGAAAAGAAAGCTGCCAAGAGGAATCAAATGAGCCCGGCGATGTGGAGCACTGCTGTAGTCCCGGCCACGATCGGGAGGCTGGCCCAGGTGAAACTAAGCTACAGCCTCATCCCAGTCAGCTGCGAGGGTTAGTGAGCCTCCACCATCCCAGGGAAAACCTTGAGGCCCTGCCTGAAAAGTAACTGAGGCAAAAAGGCAAAGTGACGCGAAGACAGACGGCATGGGAAGGCCTGTGCTGAGTAATTCACCAGTCAGGCCCGCGGAGAAAGCCATGGAAGTTGTAAATAGGAGACTGCTTGGGAAGAGCCAACCCTACCAAGTGAGTTTCCagggttattttgttgtttttttttaggatttcttttgttttttcatttctttattgtgaaagtgatatacagaggggttacagttccatacatttctttcttttttttttttgccagtcctgaggcttggactcagggcctgagcactgtccctggcttctttttgctcaaggctagcactctgccacttgagccacagcgccacttctggccgttttctgtatatgtggtgctggggaatcaaacccagggcttcatgtataggaggcaagcactcttgccactaggccatatccccagcccagtccccTCTCATCTTCAGGGAATAAATGTTTACGCCTAGAGGAGATTCTCCCATATTCCGTTAAGTTTCCCATTTTGAAGTGTCTTGCATGCAGGATGATTTGAAGTGTATTTTAGTATGCATCCAGTATACATTTATataaccttttgttgttgttattctgtaACTATGAAGTCATTACGCCAATGAACTTGTGGCACtggttatcatttctttttttttttagctttattattttattttatttttttatttttggccagtcctggggcttggactcagggcctgagcactgtccctggcttcttcttgctcaaggctagcactctgccacttgagccacagcgccacttctggccattttatgtgtatgtggtgctggggaatccaacccagggcctcatgtatatgaggcaagcactcttgccactaggccatatccccagcccctggttatcATTTCTTAATGTGTCCAAATAGGATGTTCCTTGACAtcaccttttttttgccagtcctgggcttggactcagggcctgagccatatccgtggcttctttttactcagggctagcactctgccacttgagccacagcaccacttctggccattttctttttttttgtaatttatttattaattaaacacaaattttttgacaaggtgttgtgcaaaaagggtacagtt carries:
- the Znf556 gene encoding zinc finger protein 556, whose product is MGLFCRRKLGRALQRVSVKKSRHVGGRGPGRRLRGSLAGPGRRYECERCGNVFTHPSSLQRHIRIHTGQKPHKCAQCGKAFSRPSYLRTHEKTHSGEKPHACGVCGKAFLRPYSLTVHARVHTGEKPFACTRCGRPFSCPKSFRAHVLAHTAGKPYRCAQCGKAFRCPRSARVHARLHAGERLHECPRCGKAYGWLASLQKHVRVHDGEKPYACACCGKAFGWPSSLHKHVRAHARKTWASGAPAGARLGRPAPKPAPEPSGTCQETLACATCGKAFAQRSSLRKHTRMHTLEQSGAADNQENPLGAPGPSTQLSSEELSRRGSVQHRLRNHTGKESCQEESNEPGDVEHCCSPGHDREAGPGETKLQPHPSQLRGLVSLHHPRENLEALPEK